The Xyrauchen texanus isolate HMW12.3.18 chromosome 17, RBS_HiC_50CHRs, whole genome shotgun sequence DNA window AACACGGTTAAGTCTTGACCTAAATCTTTGAAAATCATTCATATTGTTCACCTCATCCATGTTGCATAAGACAGATATATAAAGCCATATATAAAGCCACCACCACTGGTCATGGTATGAATCAATACTTCATTGTGACGCATGCTTGGTTGGGCAatcaatgacttgacttgattactAATTTTATGGGTCCCACATTATATCaggtgtctttaaaggaatatctcacccaaaaatgaaaatttgctgataatttactgattttctttcttcatcaaaacataatttaagatatttaggatgtcatttcaggcctcctcctttaaacaatgcaagtgaatgtactccatttttttgacagtccaaaatacatatttagggtgcatcaaaataatcttctgaacccaaacgaaacaaaacaattcttatatactttttagctacaaatgttcacttccgtacatctctgtgacgcacgctcatgagagggatgacgtaggCTCGATGGAAAGGTCACGCGTGGAGGAGGCGGCAGGaagcgtgtcattgtttacaacAGCAACTTGCACAGAGCATAAACCAAGCGCCGTTAACAAATCAAAACAGTccaaaattatttcaaaacaatataaaataaaataaaaaaataatttccaaataatcataaaaaaaacaatgtaaacaactACATATGTAGTTAACcctaccccctaaacctaaccctaacccaaccctaaccctaacctcaacCCTACCCCTACCCCGAAACCTGTACCAAAACCTCATTAGCAGTGCATGTGAatattgtgagaattttgcagaacaacttgTAGttgcacaataaatacattgtattgtatgtataataatgttagtacatagcatttaaagacacctaatataaaatgtGACCTATTTATGAGTAAGGATCAGTTGGGATGTGAATTTACAAGTCACAGTATTATGGAGGCATGAATATTAAGCCTTGATTCTCAAATTGTTGAATTTCACAGCTTACTTAGTTTGTAAGGCAGAGTCATTCTCACTGTCTTTGAGTACCATTTCGTCAATCAGAGGCAAACCTTCTTCACTCCACCACTGAATACAATAGAAACAGATTTGATATGTTCATTCTCTGATGTAGATTTGATGATGAAATCTAAAATACAATGACTGAATTTGATAACTCAAATAAATACTACAGCATGTTTTGAAGAGAACAGAATCAAATTACCTTTAAAAATGTCTCAGGCTGGCATATCTTTAGTCTTGTCTCCAAAATGGATACCTGGTTGTTCCCCCTTTTTTGCAACTCTGTCAACGATGACACATTTTGCTGCATTTGTTTTTCAGCACTGCTTGCTGCGCTCTGGAGCTCTCTCATCAATATATCCTCCTTTTCTTTCAAGAAGTCATGCATTTTCTTAAATTGAGCATGCATCTTTTCCTCAAGACACTTGGCTCTTTCCTGTGGATTCAATTTCACACTGAATGCATTGTATTAATACTAGGGGATAAGTGACAGACAAAGACTCTTTTTTTCCCTCTTCCAGGACAAAGAGGAGTGGCACAGACCTATGAAtatcagaaacacacacacacacacacacacacacacacacatatatatatatatatcctttataTAAAACTTTTTATAGCCATACCTCTGATTTTGTGATTTCAAGCATCTGACTCAAGAGTATGTCACCCATTTGTTTAATTTCATCTGAAATAAAGGTCATTGCTCCTTCCACCACATTCTAAATGAGAAAACagccaaaacacaacaaattCAGTAACAAACTGTTTTCCAAAAACACGTCAATATATTTGGTTTATTCATACTGTATAGATGGGTACAACCTCACAGGTCTTCATTGCCTCCTTTACAGGCTTGAAACAGTGTCCGCGATGTTTCTCTCCATCTTTGCAGATAAGGCAAACCAATTTCTGATCATCCACACAGAAAAGTTTGAGTTGCTCTTCATGTTCAGAGCAGAGCATTTCAAGTGCATTGCTGGCAGTCTTTCGTTGATCTCTCATAACGTCTTTTGTCTGATGCTGTTGCTGTTGCTGTACAGCTGCCACAAGATTTTTCAGTGCTCTGTTGCCTTTAGCGTCCTCTTTGGTAAAGTCTTGTCTACATTCCGGGCATTTGTTAGCACCTGCACTTGATTCCAAATAGCTTTTAATACACTGTCTGCAGAAAGTATGTTCACATGGCAAACTTACTGGATCACTGAAGTCACTCATACACACTGGACACATTAGGTGGAGAGACAGTGAAGCCATGATGTTGCTCTTTTTAGAGTCTTCTGATGCTCCAAGCAATGCACAAGGTGTTTATTCCAAGCTAAATCTTTGCACTTGTTAAAGAGTTTCACCTGTTTTAGTGAGAACACTGAAGTGTTTGTTCAGTACTTTATGCAGTAAGGTTACACCCTCTCCTTGTTATGTAACAGTGAAGCTTtacattctgcttaacacaagAACATTTTAgcatattcaaatgtattttgcattactcagaagttttaaaatgtatgatgTCATATCCCCACAGGCCATATTTTCAGGCCTTCCTATTGGGGTGTTTTCATGGTAAATGTTTTAGAACCTGTAATGTGTGTTTACCACATCACTACTATTTTTCCATCAGTAAAAAAGAGACTAGGGGAGAGCTGTTTGTTTGAGTTTCTAAAGCCATAATTGCcactaaatataatttatggtaacactttacaatatgtttCTATTCAGTTATAtgatatgtaaatatatacagcTTTAATgtaagaaaaacatatttttattctaagttcatgttaactattgcatAATCTTTCAAttagattttaacaaatacaataaaccttattgtaaagtgttaccaaatttgtTATTTTAGAAGGTGTCGAACAATAACAATTTTTTACCATCAATACCGGTAGAACAGGAACTGTCTTTTTAGCTACACACTACCAGCACTTTTGGTTAAGCAAATCCAAAAAATTCCAAAAGTGAAAGTATTTCAATACTTTCAAAAAAAGGTTGTGGCTGAAAAACTAACATAGGCCTATAATCTctatttttgaagaaaataattttatttttgtcatgggAAGATTTCCAAGAAAGAGAACAAGCTACTTCTAGCTTAGAAAAAAGTTACAATTAATTCACCTCTGTCTTTGCAGATAAAGTGCTCAGTATGTTTGAATGATTTGACTGATCCGGTGACACTCTTTTGAGCACTCATTCTCCTGACAATGCATCCCGGGCCACGTGCATGCCTGACTTCAACAGTGAGAGAGCACCATACTGTGGAACGGACGTCAGACCACACAGAGAGTCCCACATCTAAAGATGGAACACAACCCTTATGTTATGTTCTGAGCATGATAAGAAGCTTAATCTGTTCTGTGAGACTGATCAAGAAATGGTGTGTGTCATCTGCAGAGATGGAGACAAAAATCAAGGACACATTTTTAAACCAATGATGGAGGCTGCACAGATCAACAAGATATAAAAAGTCATTTACATATGAGTCACATCTGCCTATGACAGCACGGCACAACAGTTTCAGTTCCAGTTTACAGCTTCTATGTTATTTGTGTTACAGTATTCATTGTATACGATACAAAACTACATACAATAGGTTTCAAATGTTGAATCCCAGGCTTATGTCATTTTAAATATCTAGTGAACcttgattttgttttcttgttcACAGTATATGCTTTTCAAATCATGTCTGATTAGAGGCTTGTGTTTCTGTAGGGGATGCTGAAGTCTGCTTTGGGTTTTCTTGCCAAAGAAAATGGGCAGCTGGATAACATAATACAACAACAGACAACAGAGATAACCAAAACAGAGGTGTCAAAGCATATGACCAAAGAAAAGATAACATATATGAAGATCCTGAGCTTTTGATATTTAAGCAATaccaagcaagagtgctgttgttctgAATACACAGTGGACGTAGGTAATAATAACCGGGCTGATATGCAGACCTACAGCACAGTTGCAAGTGTCAtaatgcttttatacaacagttcaacaaacaataTTATTGAGTACTTCATGCACCAGACAAAAAATGGACTGTTAGTTTGTGCATTTGTTctccagcagaaaaaaaaaatagtaaaaaaaagcaaaaaacagatgtATTAAGCACAATTTGCTCTCATACTGATTTCAAAGTagtggtgttttgtttttaaacaaatctgTAGTTTGGTGTCACTGTCCTTtcctgcatatcgctgcccctttggcatatcgcggtgccattttgtggcccCTTCTGCGACGGTCCATTTAAGCCTATCGCTGCCCATTCAACCCCTTTCCGCAACCAGTCCACCGGGAAAAGTACagtttctcccgatggccagtacgCCACCGGCTATAACTCTTGTTTGGTATCCCTGTCATGTCGGTTCTCCAGTCTAGTTTgtatttttgctctgtttgttatttttttctattttgacTCTCTTTTGgttttcattattaataattttttcacatatccctgCACCTGACTCTTTTGCTATGCCTGATAAATGATGCGTTTACTCACTcaacataaaatactgtatgttgatTTGTCGCCTACCTACACCTTCTGGTGTCATGATGAACTctgcagaaatggtcactgaacaaatctgtgaaagaaataaaaatgaataatgaataaaaattccCATCACTATTTGTAAAACCACAAATACCAACAAGTGGAAAGATAAAAATATTCAAGAGTCCCATTGCTGTtaaattaattgtgtgtgtgtgtgtgtgtgtgtgtgtgtgtgtgtgtgtgtgtgtgtgtgtgtgtgtgtgtgtgtgtgtgtgtgtgtgtgtgtgtgtgtgtgtgtgtgtcactttatggggaccaactgtcccataaggatagtaaaacccgaaatgtttgaccttgtggggacattttgtcggtccccatgaggaaaacagcttataaatcatactaaattatgttttttgaaaatgtaaaaatgcagaaagttttctgtgagggttaggtttaggggtagggttaggtttaggggtagggttaggtttagggatagaatataaagtttgtacagtataaaaaccattatgtctatggaaagtcccaataaaacatggaaacacaacagtgtgtgtgtgtgtgtgtgtgtgtgtgtgtgtgtgtgtgtgtgtgtgtgtgtgtgtgtgtgtgtgtgtgtgtgtgtgtgtgtgtgtgtgatatcaaTAGTTTATAAGACATTTAAAAGATCTTATTTTTCATAGATCACTCAAATAAATTTGAAGTTAGAACTCATAAGGTGTTTTTACTTATGCATTTACTCCCAAAATACTTAACTTATTCCTGCATTATTAAACCATCATATACACAGTAGCTTAATAGATCCTTAAACAACACAATCTCTTATTATCAAGATTTCTGTTTTCAATCCTAGGAGAAATCCAAAAAATTTTCAATGCAGATCTCTGCTCAGTTTGAAGAAATGCTCCTGTTCTTGAGACAGAGATAATGACTTGAAGAAACAGTTGGCGAGGGAAGTGAAGAGCATTACTAAAGCCATGCAAAAGAACCTGTCTCTATACAAGATTTATGGAAAGCAAGGAGAATGAtgttattctatatatatatatatatatatatatatatatatatatatatatatatatatatatatatatatatatacacacacacacacacacacacacacacaaagtattttccccttcctgatttcttctattttttgtatgtttcatactaaattgttttagatattCAAACGAGGTATAACATACAGtcagaagtcagaagtttacatacacattagccaaatgcatttaaactcagttttttacagttcctgacatttaattataggaaaaattccctgtcttaggtcagttaggatcactattttattttaataatgttaaatatcagaataatagtagagagaattattaatttcagcttttatttctttcatcacatatccagtgggtcagaagtttacatacactttgtaagAATTTGGAagtattgtctttaaattgtttaacttgggtcaaatgttttgggtagccttccacaataaAATGTTGGTCCATTCCTCACAGAACTGGTGtagtcaggattgtaggcctctTCACACACgcgttttcagttctgcccacaaatcttcTGTTGGactgagatcagggctttgtgatggccacacaataccttgactttgttgtccttaagccatttttccactaCTTTGAtatatgcttgtggtcattgtccatttggaagacccatttgtgatcgagatttaacttcctggctgaggtcttgagatgttgcatcattatatccacataattttccttcctcatgatgtcatctattttgtaaaatgcaccagtccctcctgcagcaaagcacccccacaacatgatgctgccacccccatgcttcatggttgagatggttttcttcggcttgcaagactcaccctttttcctccaaagctaatgatggtcattatggccaaaaagtaaaatttttgtttaatcagaccaaaggaaatttctccaaaaattaagatctttgtccccatgtgcacttgcaaactgtagtctggcttttttttatgatggttttggagcagtggcttcttctttgctgagcagcctttcaggttacaAATAACTGcctacttgtttcctccagcatcttcacaaggtcctttgctgttgttctgggactgatttgcacttttcgcaccaaactacgttcatctctaggatatagaatgtgtctccttcctgagcggtatgatggctgcgttgtcccatggtgtttatacttgcatactattgtttgtacagatgaatgtggtattttcaggcatttggaaattgttcccatggatgaaccagacttgtggaggtccacaattgttttctgaggactttgctgatttcttttgattttcccatgatgtcaagcaaagaggcactgagtttgaaggaagaacttaaaatacatccacaggtacacatcaaattagaagctaattggctaattatctaaaggcttgacatcattttctggaattttccaagctgcttaaaaggacagttaacttagtgtatgtaaacttctgtcccactgacattgtgatatagtcaattaaaagtgaaacaatctgtctgtaaacaatcatTGGACTAaatactcgtgtcatgcacaaattcGTTTGCTAATATAACATTtgttgagtggttaaaaaattatctttaatgaCTTTGACCGaagtgtctgtaaacttctgacttcaactgtaaaataAAGGCAACCTGaggaaacacaaaatacagttttcaaatatata harbors:
- the LOC127658162 gene encoding zinc-binding protein A33: MASLSLHLMCPVCMSDFSDPVSLPCEHTFCRQCIKSYLESSAGANKCPECRQDFTKEDAKGNRALKNLVAAVQQQQQHQTKDVMRDQRKTASNALEMLCSEHEEQLKLFCVDDQKLVCLICKDGEKHRGHCFKPVKEAMKTCENVVEGAMTFISDEIKQMGDILLSQMLEITKSEERAKCLEEKMHAQFKKMHDFLKEKEDILMRELQSAASSAEKQMQQNVSSLTELQKRGNNQVSILETRLKICQPETFLKWWSEEGLPLIDEMVLKDSENDSALQTKFRSRLNRVQVISDHFTLGPYETDLPLLVWRDMLGHIKCDLEGTYTIGKDMKLAITKENNMQSGCEKYFAKFQKFQNGYKDNYVEDIHTGQVFWEVDIGVEPGWEHGLTVQCYPKEKNVSRWQRLFSKGFEKISLLVKDNRLYAVRGSQKNILVNQVIPSRVGVYVDCERCLVVFCNADNMSLIHTVWCGDKQVYL